From Spiroplasma monobiae MQ-1, a single genomic window includes:
- the nrdF gene encoding class 1b ribonucleoside-diphosphate reductase subunit beta — MAKKKNQYYYDSLSPIEFALNKFNGRMRSVNWNVMNDDKDLEVWNRATQNFWLPEKVPVSNDLVSWKTLTPEWQELITRTFTGLTLLDTIQATVGDVAQVQNSLTDHEQVVYTNFAFMVAVHARSYGTIFSTLCSSEQIEEAHEWVINCDSLQERAKALIPYYVGNDPLKSKVAAALMPGFLLYGGFYLPFYLSARGKLPNTSDIIRLILRDKVIHNYYSGYKYQRKVEKLSPEKQAEMKKFVFDLLYELIDLENKFLYELYDGFGIAEDAVRFSLYNAGKFLQNLGYESPFTEEETRIEPEIFTQLSARADENHDFFSGNGSSYVMGVTEETSDEDWEF; from the coding sequence ATGGCAAAGAAAAAAAATCAATATTACTATGATTCACTTTCACCAATTGAATTTGCATTAAACAAATTTAATGGAAGAATGAGATCAGTTAACTGAAACGTTATGAACGATGATAAAGATTTAGAAGTATGAAATAGAGCAACACAAAACTTTTGATTACCAGAGAAAGTACCGGTTTCAAACGATTTAGTATCTTGAAAAACTTTAACTCCTGAATGACAAGAGTTAATTACAAGAACTTTTACTGGACTTACATTGTTAGATACAATTCAAGCAACAGTTGGAGATGTTGCTCAAGTACAAAACTCACTGACAGACCATGAACAAGTTGTTTATACTAACTTTGCATTCATGGTGGCTGTTCATGCGAGATCATATGGAACAATCTTTTCAACTTTATGTTCAAGTGAACAAATAGAAGAAGCTCATGAATGGGTTATTAACTGTGATAGTTTGCAAGAGAGAGCTAAAGCATTAATTCCTTACTATGTAGGAAACGATCCTTTAAAATCAAAAGTTGCAGCAGCACTTATGCCTGGATTCTTGTTGTATGGTGGATTCTATTTACCATTTTATTTATCAGCTAGGGGTAAATTACCAAATACATCTGACATAATCAGATTAATTTTAAGAGATAAAGTTATTCACAATTACTACAGTGGTTATAAATACCAAAGAAAAGTTGAAAAGCTTTCTCCTGAAAAACAAGCAGAAATGAAAAAATTTGTATTCGATCTATTATATGAGTTGATAGATTTAGAAAATAAATTCCTTTATGAATTATACGATGGTTTCGGAATAGCAGAAGATGCTGTAAGATTCAGTTTATATAATGCTGGAAAATTCTTACAAAACTTAGGTTACGAGTCACCATTTACAGAAGAAGAAACAAGAATTGAGCCTGAAATTTTCACTCAATTATCAGCTAGAGCTGATGAAAATCATGATTTCTTCTCAGGAAATGGATCATCATATGTAATGGGTGTAACTGAAGAAACTTCAGACGAAGACTGAGAATTCTAA
- a CDS encoding HPr family phosphocarrier protein produces MTSFTATVIDPVGLHARPASVLTKEASKFASEIKIKCGDKEGNLKSIMNVMALAVKTGAEITIEANGEDENEAIEAIEKAMKDNSII; encoded by the coding sequence ATGACTTCATTTACAGCAACAGTAATTGATCCGGTTGGATTACATGCAAGACCTGCATCAGTTTTAACCAAGGAAGCTTCAAAATTCGCATCAGAAATTAAAATCAAATGTGGAGATAAAGAAGGTAACTTAAAATCAATTATGAACGTAATGGCACTTGCAGTTAAAACAGGTGCTGAAATTACAATTGAAGCAAATGGCGAAGACGAAAACGAAGCTATTGAAGCAATTGAAAAAGCAATGAAAGATAACTCAATTATCTAA
- a CDS encoding ABC transporter ATP-binding protein produces MENNFFVRYEKDEYLVNLTESTDFKKSKGFFGLWFFYWKKYKAKAIAVIFLIALASAISVFNILVTRQVTAILVAETMLSTFKNPEMLSDIVIQVLKEASVTLSPEDIKKLQDFLATNQISNDVINIVLQKHYFDYVFVDEAGVVRTTFMFLSVSKMQWVGVLLGSITAIIIIIYVAYCLCGEIGEDANSDLKNKLVKSLLNKNIEFYNNNSQGKITETIVKDVKNIANQLKVAPLIIVFIICTTIGSVAMLIYIDTIIALLMFALIFFVLILAVLAVLCISKPMKKSIEARSKHDSEITEKIASIRLVKSSGSWDRETEDNNIETAKNTKTNKKLNFGISIIPGIIVGAMGCLTLSSMIFGIFVYGDNTQKLITVFSSFTAGTFVMVTPIFQLNTILQSINETNKSSQNIGDIINDTNDIVEKEDTVEIEDCQINSIEFKDVSFAYPSNPDLPVIKDLNITLEQGKSYAFVGPSGSGKSTVTRLIMRFYEEFSGKIIINGKSEIRDINLKNWMDSIGYVDQEPQILSATVKENLRYIKMDATDEEIIDACKKAKIHDLIMDLPEGYNTFLQERGKQLSGGQKQRMVIARMFLKNPSLIILDEATSALDNLVEKEISAELDKLIVGKTTIAIAHRLSTIKNYDKIFVLDTNKQIAQTGTFNELIKKPGLFKELYEVSKEEK; encoded by the coding sequence ATGGAAAATAACTTTTTTGTCAGATACGAAAAAGATGAGTATCTAGTTAATTTAACAGAATCCACTGACTTTAAAAAAAGTAAGGGATTCTTTGGTCTTTGATTTTTTTATTGAAAAAAATATAAAGCTAAAGCAATTGCTGTTATTTTTTTAATAGCATTAGCTTCAGCTATTTCGGTTTTTAACATCCTTGTTACAAGGCAAGTTACTGCAATTCTTGTTGCAGAAACAATGCTAAGCACATTTAAAAATCCAGAAATGTTATCGGATATTGTTATTCAAGTATTAAAAGAAGCAAGTGTTACCTTGTCTCCAGAGGATATTAAAAAATTGCAGGATTTTTTAGCAACAAATCAAATATCAAATGATGTTATTAATATTGTTTTACAAAAACACTATTTTGATTATGTATTTGTTGATGAGGCTGGTGTTGTTAGAACGACATTTATGTTCTTGTCTGTAAGCAAAATGCAATGGGTTGGAGTTTTATTGGGAAGTATCACTGCGATTATTATAATTATCTATGTAGCTTACTGCTTGTGTGGTGAAATTGGAGAAGATGCTAATAGTGATTTAAAAAACAAATTAGTTAAATCTTTATTAAATAAAAACATTGAATTTTACAACAACAATTCACAGGGTAAAATTACTGAGACAATAGTTAAAGATGTTAAAAATATAGCTAATCAATTAAAAGTTGCTCCGCTTATTATTGTATTTATTATCTGTACAACAATTGGTTCTGTAGCTATGCTTATTTATATCGACACAATTATCGCTTTATTAATGTTTGCGTTAATCTTCTTTGTACTAATTTTAGCTGTTCTTGCCGTATTGTGTATCTCAAAACCTATGAAAAAAAGTATTGAAGCAAGGTCAAAACACGATTCTGAAATTACAGAAAAAATTGCTTCAATAAGACTAGTTAAATCAAGTGGTAGTTGAGATAGAGAAACAGAAGATAATAATATTGAAACAGCTAAAAATACTAAAACAAACAAAAAGTTAAACTTTGGAATATCAATTATTCCAGGTATTATTGTTGGTGCAATGGGTTGTTTAACTCTTTCATCAATGATATTTGGTATATTTGTTTATGGAGACAATACACAAAAATTAATTACTGTCTTCTCATCTTTTACAGCTGGAACATTTGTTATGGTTACGCCAATATTCCAACTAAATACAATTTTACAAAGTATTAATGAGACAAATAAATCATCACAAAATATTGGAGATATTATCAATGATACAAATGATATTGTTGAAAAAGAAGACACTGTGGAAATTGAAGATTGTCAAATTAACTCTATAGAATTTAAAGATGTTTCATTTGCCTATCCATCAAATCCTGATTTACCAGTTATAAAAGATTTAAATATTACTTTAGAACAAGGTAAATCATATGCGTTTGTTGGACCTTCTGGTAGTGGTAAATCAACTGTTACAAGACTGATTATGAGATTCTATGAAGAGTTTAGTGGAAAAATTATCATAAATGGTAAATCAGAAATCAGAGACATTAATTTAAAAAACTGAATGGATAGTATAGGATATGTCGATCAAGAACCACAAATATTATCAGCAACAGTAAAAGAAAATTTAAGATATATTAAAATGGATGCAACTGATGAAGAAATTATAGATGCATGTAAAAAAGCAAAAATTCACGATTTAATAATGGATCTTCCAGAAGGCTACAATACTTTCTTACAAGAAAGAGGAAAACAATTAAGTGGTGGTCAAAAACAAAGAATGGTTATAGCAAGGATGTTCTTAAAAAATCCAAGTTTAATTATTCTGGATGAAGCAACAAGTGCCTTGGATAATTTAGTTGAAAAAGAAATATCTGCAGAGTTAGATAAACTAATCGTTGGTAAAACAACAATCGCAATTGCTCACAGATTGAGTACAATTAAAAACTACGATAAAATATTTGTTCTAGATACTAATAAACAAATTGCACAAACAGGAACATTTAATGAGTTAATCAAAAAGCCTGGATTATTCAAAGAACTATATGAAGTGAGCAAGGAGGAGAAATAG
- a CDS encoding ABC transporter ATP-binding protein: protein MIEIKNISRKLGNFGLENVSFTIKKGSVVAFVGDNGAGKTTTIKALFGELKLDSGEILIDGQDLFKNNNLSKVAFFPDSNNVPLDIRIHEYLQYICAANNMNKERTDLSIDNVYRLLELRPYKDKKIKELSSGWKKKAIMASVLVRSPEYIIFDEPTANVDVESKLYFMEIFKLLSKVGITILITSHIIEELQELANYLVLIKKGQIVYASDFDKSKEHIMDVYKRHMNEPIKDLHVLRDLYNKRNKR from the coding sequence ATGATTGAGATAAAAAATATATCCAGAAAATTGGGGAATTTTGGATTAGAAAATGTTAGTTTTACTATCAAAAAAGGTTCTGTTGTTGCATTTGTTGGGGATAATGGTGCAGGAAAAACGACAACCATTAAAGCTCTTTTTGGTGAACTTAAACTAGATAGTGGAGAAATTTTAATTGACGGACAAGATTTATTTAAAAATAACAACTTGTCAAAAGTTGCTTTTTTTCCAGATTCAAATAATGTGCCTTTAGATATAAGGATTCATGAATATTTACAATATATTTGTGCTGCAAATAATATGAATAAGGAAAGAACGGATTTAAGTATTGATAATGTATATAGATTATTAGAACTTAGACCTTATAAAGATAAGAAAATAAAAGAGCTTTCATCTGGATGAAAAAAGAAAGCTATAATGGCAAGTGTTTTAGTTAGATCACCAGAATATATAATTTTTGATGAACCAACAGCTAATGTGGATGTTGAATCTAAATTATATTTTATGGAAATATTTAAATTATTATCAAAAGTAGGAATAACCATTCTAATTACTAGTCATATCATTGAAGAACTTCAAGAATTGGCCAACTATCTTGTACTAATTAAAAAGGGACAAATTGTTTATGCAAGTGATTTTGACAAATCAAAAGAACACATAATGGACGTTTATAAAAGACATATGAATGAACCCATAAAAGATTTACATGTATTAAGAGATTTATATAATAAAAGGAATAAAAGATAA
- a CDS encoding ATP-dependent helicase, producing MIENLLKDLNDEQLDSVITTDVPLRIIAGAGSGKTRVITTKVAYLIEKEKIFPSKILAVTFTNKAAQEMRDRVKKIIPNLDRNPMITTFHSFCVRVLREDCEYIGLSKDFTIIDGADQGKIIRDIIKNLDITSDKTKPEKKILSKISNWKSKQLTWEEAYEETFNIAEKKWAKAYRDYEQYLAEKNYLDFDDLILKVHKLFNENIDVREKWKNRFEYILVDEFQDTNYTQFDLIKWLTGSRNNLTVVGDPDQTIYSWRGAKVNIILNFKDEFKNSRTIMLTENYRSTKPILDIANDFIDNNKNREKKDIFTQKKEGEIVRVKEVASRNFEAKFVSKKIKELIEEQNYKYSDIYVLYRTNAWSQEFEKEFQNQKIPFHLIGGFKFRDRKVIKDVTSLLRVVVFKDDLAMDRIFGFTPKVGAVTASKLKQAAFEFDLNLFDFLTQHQQEVNSISKNLNELINCLIKARKLFEENRSLLELTTMLVKESGYKDRLDLKDKEDIESLQNLEAYYDQMEKYDISYNEGENELNRAVSFLQEEALSSDEDNEVEINKVTLLTIHSAKGLENKVVFIVGLNKDVFPSKMSFYSIESLEEERRAFYVAITRAQEMLFVSYVSGEYSYISSGELGPSRFIQELNPDLYEIEKSIYFHSNTETSSGYKGKPSLESKPSKLEAGVVKGDRINHMVFGIGTVVKVIDKYISVAFVDPKQGVKMIPINSSSWEKME from the coding sequence ATGATAGAAAATTTACTAAAAGATTTGAATGACGAACAACTCGATTCAGTTATCACAACAGATGTTCCATTAAGAATAATTGCTGGAGCTGGTAGTGGTAAAACAAGAGTTATAACAACAAAAGTTGCGTACTTAATTGAAAAAGAAAAAATATTTCCATCAAAAATTCTCGCAGTAACTTTTACAAACAAGGCTGCTCAAGAAATGAGAGATAGAGTAAAAAAAATAATTCCCAATTTAGATAGAAATCCAATGATTACAACATTTCACTCTTTTTGTGTAAGGGTTTTAAGAGAAGATTGTGAATACATTGGCCTTTCTAAAGATTTTACAATAATTGACGGAGCTGACCAAGGTAAAATCATTAGAGATATAATAAAAAATTTGGATATTACATCCGATAAAACTAAACCAGAAAAAAAGATTCTTTCTAAAATAAGTAATTGAAAATCTAAACAATTAACATGAGAAGAAGCTTATGAAGAAACTTTTAATATTGCTGAAAAAAAATGAGCAAAAGCTTATAGAGACTATGAACAATATTTAGCAGAGAAAAATTATTTAGATTTTGATGATTTAATTCTAAAAGTTCATAAATTATTTAATGAGAATATTGATGTTAGAGAAAAATGAAAAAATAGATTTGAGTATATATTAGTTGACGAGTTTCAAGACACAAACTATACACAATTTGATCTAATAAAATGACTTACTGGTTCTAGAAATAATTTAACTGTTGTTGGAGATCCCGATCAAACCATTTATTCTTGAAGAGGAGCTAAAGTAAATATTATTTTAAACTTTAAAGATGAATTTAAAAACTCAAGAACTATTATGTTAACTGAAAATTATAGATCAACAAAGCCTATTTTGGATATTGCAAATGATTTTATTGATAATAATAAAAATAGAGAAAAAAAAGATATATTCACTCAAAAAAAGGAAGGAGAAATAGTGAGGGTTAAAGAAGTTGCTTCAAGAAATTTTGAAGCCAAGTTTGTTTCTAAAAAAATTAAAGAACTAATAGAAGAACAAAATTATAAATACTCTGATATTTATGTTTTGTATAGAACAAATGCTTGATCTCAAGAGTTCGAAAAAGAGTTTCAAAATCAAAAGATACCATTCCATTTAATTGGTGGTTTTAAATTTAGAGATAGAAAAGTGATTAAGGACGTAACCTCACTACTAAGAGTTGTGGTTTTTAAAGATGATTTGGCAATGGATAGAATATTTGGTTTCACTCCAAAAGTTGGTGCTGTAACTGCCTCAAAACTAAAACAAGCAGCTTTTGAATTTGATTTAAATTTATTCGATTTCCTAACTCAACACCAACAAGAAGTTAATTCAATATCTAAAAACTTAAATGAACTAATAAATTGTTTAATAAAAGCTAGAAAATTATTTGAAGAAAACAGAAGTCTTTTAGAGTTGACAACAATGTTGGTTAAAGAGTCTGGCTATAAAGATAGATTAGATTTAAAGGATAAAGAAGATATAGAATCTTTACAAAACTTAGAAGCATATTACGATCAAATGGAGAAATATGACATTTCATACAACGAGGGTGAAAATGAATTAAATAGAGCTGTAAGTTTTTTACAAGAAGAAGCGCTTTCTAGCGATGAAGATAATGAAGTTGAAATTAACAAAGTTACATTGCTTACAATCCACTCTGCAAAAGGATTGGAAAATAAAGTTGTATTTATTGTTGGGTTAAACAAGGATGTATTTCCTTCTAAAATGAGTTTTTACTCAATCGAAAGTTTAGAAGAAGAAAGAAGAGCTTTCTACGTTGCTATAACCAGAGCACAAGAAATGTTATTTGTTTCTTATGTTTCTGGTGAGTATTCATATATTTCTAGTGGTGAATTAGGACCTTCTAGATTTATTCAAGAATTAAATCCTGATTTATATGAAATTGAAAAAAGTATCTATTTCCACTCTAATACAGAAACTTCAAGTGGATATAAAGGAAAACCCAGTTTAGAATCAAAACCATCAAAACTAGAAGCTGGAGTGGTTAAGGGAGACCGAATTAATCATATGGTGTTTGGCATAGGAACTGTTGTAAAAGTTATAGATAAATATATATCTGTAGCATTTGTAGATCCAAAACAAGGGGTTAAAATGATTCCTATTAACAGCTCTTCGTGAGAAAAAATGGAATAA
- a CDS encoding ABC transporter ATP-binding protein, whose translation MIEIKNITRDLGGFVINQVSFKIKKGSVVAFVGDNGAGKTTTIKALFGELKLEQGEILMDGQNIFEEENLQRIAFFPDSNSVPLNMKVKDYVSYVCAVNGMSKQDAQESASKIFAMLSLEPYINKKIKSLSAGWKKRAIMASVLVRTPEYIVFDEPTANVDVEAKLSFMNILHELSKIGVTILITSHILEELQEVANYVVFIRDGEVVMEKDFDNRTESIAALYKEVMAEKNNKEKLLKEIYNPKERVVI comes from the coding sequence ATGATTGAAATAAAAAATATTACAAGAGATTTGGGTGGTTTTGTTATAAATCAAGTAAGTTTCAAAATAAAAAAAGGTTCTGTTGTTGCATTTGTTGGGGATAATGGTGCAGGAAAAACAACAACCATTAAAGCTCTTTTTGGTGAACTAAAATTAGAACAAGGAGAAATCCTAATGGATGGACAGAATATTTTTGAAGAAGAAAATCTACAAAGAATAGCTTTCTTTCCAGACTCAAATAGTGTTCCTTTGAATATGAAAGTAAAAGATTACGTTTCTTATGTTTGTGCTGTTAACGGAATGTCAAAACAAGATGCCCAAGAATCTGCATCTAAAATATTTGCAATGCTTTCTTTAGAGCCTTATATAAATAAAAAAATTAAAAGTTTAAGTGCTGGTTGAAAGAAAAGAGCGATTATGGCAAGTGTTCTAGTGAGAACTCCTGAATATATAGTTTTTGATGAACCAACAGCAAATGTTGATGTAGAAGCCAAACTATCATTTATGAATATTCTTCATGAACTTTCTAAAATCGGAGTAACAATTTTAATTACAAGTCACATTCTTGAAGAACTTCAAGAAGTTGCTAATTATGTTGTTTTTATTCGTGATGGAGAAGTTGTGATGGAAAAAGACTTTGATAATAGGACCGAGTCTATTGCCGCTTTATATAAAGAGGTTATGGCTGAAAAAAATAACAAAGAAAAACTATTAAAAGAAATTTATAACCCTAAGGAAAGGGTGGTGATTTAA
- the nrdE gene encoding class 1b ribonucleoside-diphosphate reductase subunit alpha encodes MNKDNIKNLSGTNESDEYIKLNARAKLFVPGQDNFKLDIQAAEMYMKEHIEPNMMKFGSTKERIDYLVTNQYYDDQVINKYTIEQIDEITKYAYSFDFKFPSFMGALKFFNAYGLKTFDGKQYLENYEDRVVSNALFLAGGNFEKAKNILKQIILGRFQPATPTFLNAGKKQRGEYVSCYLLRVEDNMESIARAVTTSLQLSKRGGGVALCLTNLREFGAPIKNIENQATGVIPVMKILEDSFSYANQLGQRQGAGAVYLNVHHPDIMSFLDTKRENADEKIRIKSLSLGVVVPDITFELAKENKEMALFSPYDVEKVYGKPFSDISVTKEYENMVNNPKIKKTYINARKLFQAIAELHFESGYPYLLFDDTVNNNNAHPVAGRIVMSNLCSEIVQVSTPSEFNADLSFSKTGEDICCNLGSMNIAKTMESGEEFSEVIYNSILALDHVSRNSDLSSAPSIENGNKNNHAVGLGAMNLHGFLATNHIYYNSPEAVDFTNMFFYTMAFHAFKASNKLAKEFGSFAGFNISKFADGSFFDKYTKCEENKWTPESDTVKNLFDKNNVTIPTQQDWIDLAEEIKKTGLANSHLMAVAPTGSISYLSSCTPSLQPVVAPVEVRKEGKLGRVYVPAYKIDFDNMGYYSLGAYEVGPDPIIDIVAAAQQHVDQAISLTLFMTDQATTRDLNKAYIRAFKKGCASIYYVRVRQEVLEDSENYECDACVI; translated from the coding sequence ATGAACAAAGATAATATCAAAAATCTTTCTGGTACAAATGAATCTGATGAATATATCAAATTAAATGCTAGAGCAAAACTTTTTGTTCCAGGTCAAGACAATTTTAAATTAGATATTCAAGCAGCAGAAATGTACATGAAAGAGCACATTGAACCAAATATGATGAAATTTGGGTCAACAAAAGAAAGAATTGATTATTTAGTAACAAATCAATACTATGATGATCAAGTAATCAATAAATATACAATCGAACAAATCGATGAAATAACAAAATATGCATATTCATTCGATTTTAAATTCCCAAGTTTTATGGGAGCTTTAAAATTCTTTAATGCTTATGGATTAAAAACTTTCGATGGTAAACAATACCTTGAAAACTATGAAGATAGAGTAGTTTCAAATGCTCTATTCTTAGCTGGTGGTAACTTTGAAAAAGCTAAAAACATTTTAAAACAAATTATTTTAGGAAGATTTCAACCTGCAACTCCAACATTCTTAAATGCTGGTAAAAAACAAAGGGGAGAATATGTATCTTGTTACTTATTAAGAGTAGAAGATAACATGGAATCAATTGCAAGAGCAGTTACAACATCACTACAATTATCAAAACGTGGTGGAGGAGTTGCTTTGTGTTTGACAAACTTAAGAGAATTTGGTGCACCAATTAAAAATATTGAAAACCAAGCTACAGGAGTTATTCCTGTAATGAAAATCTTAGAAGATTCATTCTCATATGCAAACCAATTAGGACAAAGACAAGGCGCTGGAGCCGTTTACTTAAATGTTCACCACCCAGATATCATGTCATTCTTGGATACAAAAAGAGAAAATGCTGATGAAAAAATAAGAATTAAATCTTTATCATTAGGAGTTGTTGTTCCGGATATTACTTTTGAATTAGCAAAAGAAAATAAAGAAATGGCACTATTCAGTCCTTATGATGTAGAAAAAGTTTATGGAAAACCATTCTCAGATATTTCGGTAACTAAAGAATATGAAAACATGGTAAATAATCCAAAAATTAAAAAAACTTACATTAATGCAAGAAAGTTATTCCAAGCTATCGCTGAATTACATTTTGAAAGTGGATATCCATACTTATTGTTTGATGATACTGTAAATAACAACAATGCTCACCCAGTAGCTGGAAGAATTGTTATGAGTAACTTGTGTAGTGAAATTGTACAGGTATCAACACCAAGTGAATTTAATGCTGACTTATCATTTTCAAAAACTGGAGAAGATATTTGTTGTAACTTGGGAAGCATGAATATTGCAAAAACAATGGAAAGTGGAGAAGAGTTTTCTGAAGTAATCTATAACTCAATTCTTGCTTTAGATCACGTTTCAAGAAACAGTGATTTATCAAGTGCTCCTTCAATTGAAAATGGAAATAAAAATAATCACGCTGTTGGATTAGGTGCTATGAACTTACATGGTTTCTTAGCAACAAATCACATTTACTATAATTCACCAGAAGCTGTAGACTTTACAAATATGTTCTTCTACACAATGGCATTTCATGCTTTTAAAGCTTCAAATAAATTGGCAAAAGAATTTGGTTCATTTGCAGGATTTAATATTTCTAAATTCGCAGACGGTTCATTCTTTGATAAATATACAAAATGTGAAGAAAATAAATGAACTCCTGAATCAGATACAGTAAAAAACTTATTTGATAAAAACAATGTTACTATCCCTACTCAACAGGATTGAATTGATTTAGCAGAAGAAATTAAAAAAACAGGATTAGCAAACTCACACTTGATGGCTGTTGCTCCAACTGGATCAATTAGTTACTTATCATCATGTACACCGAGCTTACAACCTGTAGTTGCTCCAGTCGAAGTTAGAAAAGAAGGAAAACTTGGAAGAGTTTATGTTCCTGCTTATAAAATTGATTTTGACAACATGGGTTATTACTCACTTGGAGCATATGAAGTGGGACCAGATCCAATTATTGACATTGTAGCTGCAGCACAACAACACGTTGATCAAGCTATATCATTAACATTATTTATGACAGACCAAGCAACAACAAGAGATTTAAACAAAGCATATATTAGAGCATTCAAAAAAGGATGTGCATCAATATATTACGTAAGAGTTCGTCAAGAAGTTCTTGAAGACAGTGAAAACTACGAATGTGATGCTTGTGTAATATAA
- the nrdI gene encoding class Ib ribonucleoside-diphosphate reductase assembly flavoprotein NrdI, protein MHDDVIKISGQDIVRPKGKVFCVYFSSISNNTHRFMDKLDVNDARIPYELDEDLIVDKEYVLITPTYAGGGGDTKGAVPPQVVKFLNNETNRNLCRGVIASGNTNFGDTFAIAGPIISKKLGVPLLYQFELLGTKNDVDTIREILEDFWRGKENEQR, encoded by the coding sequence ATGCACGATGACGTTATCAAAATATCTGGACAAGATATTGTGAGACCGAAGGGAAAAGTATTTTGTGTATACTTTTCATCAATTTCAAACAACACCCATAGATTTATGGATAAATTAGATGTAAATGACGCAAGAATTCCTTATGAATTAGACGAAGATTTAATTGTGGATAAGGAATACGTATTAATTACTCCGACATATGCCGGGGGAGGTGGAGACACTAAAGGTGCCGTCCCACCTCAAGTAGTTAAATTTTTAAATAACGAAACTAATAGGAATTTATGTAGAGGAGTGATTGCTTCTGGTAACACCAACTTTGGTGACACCTTTGCAATTGCGGGACCTATCATTTCTAAGAAATTAGGTGTTCCTCTTTTATATCAATTTGAACTATTAGGTACTAAAAATGATGTTGACACTATAAGAGAAATCTTAGAAGATTTCTGAAGGGGAAAAGAAAATGAACAAAGATAA